From the genome of Fundulus heteroclitus isolate FHET01 chromosome 7, MU-UCD_Fhet_4.1, whole genome shotgun sequence, one region includes:
- the LOC110368643 gene encoding LIM domain only protein 7-like produces the protein MRSSSLYPFSLSFCSPCSPHAPANPTPQLPKIEPPLLEIPPLAFPPVDPASGPRLVKCERWPLLGREDPREPPDPVDYESLDPDLENDDMFTRRTLSFQANAGLAAFKTRPPARRRLHSSEPLLNIVTQQHLQIDADDNDFPDIERDDVVYRKGKTLRAQQRRALSGAPDNYAPMRIPEPWALPAELRSRLLCPPCPLTREAATTEQDQAREEARPEEDDMLVRKLRDYSDQSQQRGPSAGDGTPSVPSSRSEGDLQRWQAIREACQLRYKRRLLVERLKALKV, from the coding sequence ATGCGCTCATCATCTCTCTatcctttttctctctccttctgCTCACCCTGCAGTCCTCACGCCCCAGCCAACCCCACCCCACAGCTCCCCAAGATAGAGCCCCCTCTCTTAGAGATTCCTCCGCTGGCGTTCCCCCCCGTGGACCCCGCCTCGGGTCCCAGACTGGTCAAATGCGAGAGGTGGCCGCTCCTGGGGCGCGAGGACCCCAGAGAGCCGCCGGACCCCGTTGACTATGAAAGCCTTGACCCGGACTTGGAGAACGACGACATGTTCACCAGGCGGACCCTGTCGTTTCAGGCCAACGCGGGCCTGGCCGCGTTCAAGACCCGGCCCCCCGCCAGGCGCAGGCTCCACTCCTCCGAGCCGCTGCTCAATATCGTCACGCAGCAGCACCTCCAAATAGACGCCGACGACAACGACTTCCCGGACATCGAGCGGGACGATGTCGTTTATCGGAAGGGGAAAACTCTGCGGGCTCAGCAGCGGCGGGCGCTCTCAGGAGCCCCGGACAACTACGCCCCCATGCGCATCCCGGAGCCCTGGGCCCTCCCTGCTGAGCTCAGAAGCAGACTCCTCTGCCCCCCCTGCCCTCTGACCCGGGAAGCCGCCACAACTGAACAGGACCAAGCTAGGGAGGAGGCGcgtccagaggaggatgacatGCTGGTGCGGAAGCTTCGAGATTATTCCGATCAGAGTCAGCAGAGAGGCCCGTCGGCTGGTGACGGGACTCCCTCGGTGCCCTCCTCCCGTAGTGAAGGCGACCTGCAGAGGTGGCAGGCGATCAGAGAAGCCTGTCAGCTAAGATACAAGAGGAGGCTTTTAGTGGAAAGGCTGAAGGCACTGAAGGTGTAG